The DNA sequence TACGGACTGACACCTGCCCGGTGCTGGAAGGTTAAGAGGAGAGGTTAGCCGCAAGGCGAAGCTTTGAATCGAAGCCCCAGTAAACGGCGGCCGTAACTATAACGGTCCTAAGGTAGCGAAATTCCTTGTCGGGTAAGTTCCGACCTGCACGAATGGTGTAACGACTTGGGCGCTGTCTCAACCAGAGGCTCGGCGAAATTGTAGTACCGGTGAAGATGCCGGTTTCCCACAACGGGACGGAAAGACCCCATGAACCTTTACTATAGCTTAGCACTGTGTTTCGGTATTGCATGTGTAGGATAGGTGGGAGACGTCGATCCGGCGGCGCCAGCCGTCGGGGAGTCAACCTTGAAATACCACCCTTGCTATATTGAGACACTAACCTGGCACCCTGATCGGGTGCAGAGACCCTGCTAGGTGGGTAGTTTGACTGGGGCGGTCGCCTCCCAAACGGTAACGGAGGCGCCCAAAGGTTCCCTCAGCATGGTCGGCAATCATGCGTAGAGTGTAAGCGCATAAGGGAGCTTAACTGTGAGACTAACAGGTCGAGCAGGTGCGAAAGCAGGGGCTAGTGATCCGGCGGTCGTGTATGGAAATGCCGTCGCTCAACGGATAAAAGGTACTCTGGGGATAACAGGCTTATCGGGCCCAAGAGTTCACATCGACGGCCCGGTTTGGCACCTCGATGTCGGCTCATCGCATCCTGGGGCTGGAGAAGGTCCCAAGGGTTTGGCTGTTCGCCAATTAAAGCGGTACGTGAGCTGGGTTTAGAACGTCGTGAGACAGTTCGGTCCCTATCTGTTGTGGGCGTAGGAAATTTGAGGGATGCTGCTCCTAGTACGAGAGGACCGGAGTGGACGGACCTCCAGTATACCAGTTGTCACGCCAGTGGCATCGCTGGGTAGCTGTGTCCGGATGGGATAAGCGCTGAAGGCATCTAAGCGCGAAACCCTTCCCAAGATGAGATTTCCCCTGTCGCTTCGGCGACGCTGAAGGCTCCTCGCAGATGACGAGGTCGATAGGCCACAGGTGCAAGAACGGCAACGTTTTCAGCCGAGTGGTACTAATCAGCCGTGCGGCTTAACCAATTTTTTTCATCCGCAACGAAAGGTTATTTCTGGTTTTCACCAACTGCTGTAACAGCATACGCTCATTGATCTATATCGCAAAAAAATTCCGGTGACTTTGGCGGAGGGGCAACACCTCTTCCCATTCCGAACAGAGTCGTTAAGCCCTCCAGCGCCGATGGTACTGCCTTGGTGACGAGGTGGAAGAGTAGGTCGTTGCCGGAAATTATATGGCCTTCCCGATGAAAATTAGGAAGGCCTTTTTTGTCTCTTGCTGTCCCACCCAAGCCCATGACACTGCAGGATGACAATTCTGTTGCATTTTGCCTGCGTTTTTCCTATTTCCGCCAGGTGACGTATGCGCCTCCTCTTCATCAACAAAGCGCCGCGTCAACCAGTGTTGCCCTCTCAGCATGAACTGAAACCCTCCCATGCCCCGGCCGGCGTGGGAGTCCCCGCTAATCTCAGGTGGCACACATGGCTTCGCTTGTCGGCCGCATTCTCGGCAGCGGTCGCTACGAAATTCTCGAACTTTATGGCAAAGGCGCGTTCGCGGAAGTCTACCGCGGCCGCCAGATTAATTTGAATCGTGACGTCGCGGTCAAGGTGCTCAATGAAACCTCGAGCCGCGATGAAAGTCTGGTCAAGCGCTTTCATCAGGAAGCGGCGGCTGTCGCCCGTTTTGATCATCCCAACATCATCAAGATTTTCGACCACGGTCAGGAAGGGCTGGTACATTACTACGTCATGAACTTCCTGCCGCGCACTCTGCGCAGTCTTCTGCATCCCAATCGCCCCCTGCCCGTCGATATCATCTTTCAAATCGCCAACCAGCTTGCTGCCGCACTGGCCTACGCGCAAACCGTGGTCAATAATTTCGTCCATCGCGATCTCAAGCCGGAAAACGTCATGCTCGATCAGAGTCACAATGCTGTGCTGTCCGATTTTGGTCTGGTGCGTGGCGATGAACTGGCGCGTTTGACCGTGGGCGACAACGTCATCGGCACGCCCACTTACATGTCGCCGGAGCAGATTCGTGGCAAGCCTTTGGACCCCCGCTCCGATCTTTACGCGTTGGGCGTCTTGCTGTTTGAATGCGCCACCGGCTCCCCGCCCTTCAAGGGCGATTTGATGAGCGTTTGCCATCAACACGTCAACGTGGCGCCAGTCAGTCCCCGGACACTCAACCCGGACTTGCCGCCCGGGCTCGAAACGCTGATTCTCAAATTGCTCGAAAAATCGCCGGCGCACCGCTATCAAACTGCGTCAGAAGTGCTGCTGGCACTCGCGGAGTTCCCCAGGCAGCCAAGCCAGCCCGGTCTGATCTATTCCCAGCCAACCCTGCCTGTGTCACCCCGGCCCGCAACGACTCCCGTGTCAGTGCCAATGGAGCCCCCCGCTGCTGCGGCCCCGGCGCCGGCGCGTCCCGCGAGTTCCAGCCGGCGGCTTTGGCCCACTCTCTCGTTCGTCGGAATTGCGGCTGCCACTTTGGTTATCGCATTGCTCACTTTCCTGCGTGTACCCCAACCGGAATCGCGGCCGCCGCAGCCAGCCTCGGAACCGACTCGCCCACAAGCAGCCGTGAGCCGGCCGGCAGGACTCACCGCGAGGGCCGGCCGGCTCGAGGTCAAGAGTACCCCGGAAGGTGCGATGATTGAAATCGACGGCATCAGCCAAAAGCGGCGAACACCCGCGCGTTTCGACAGCCTGCCGCCGGGGCGTTACCACGTGACTTTGCACCTGCCGGGTTTTCAGGTGTGGCGTGAGGTCGTGACCATTGAGAAGGGGGGGACGGCCATACTGTCGGCGGCATTGACGCCGGCAGCGGAGCGGCCGGTGGTGACGACCGTGGCGCTGCGCATCACCTCCCGGCCGCCGAGCGAGATTTTTCTCGATGGCACCAGCATCGGCAAACCCGCCAGCGGCGTGATCACAGTCCCGGTTGCGCCCGGCCCGCATGAGCTGCAATTCCGGCTGGCTCCCCACCCCGCCATCAGCCGTCACCTTGTGGTCAAGGCGGAGAAATCGCAGGAATTTGACATTGATTTGTTGGGTGAGATCAGTGTGCAAGCATTCGATGAGGCCGGGGATCCGGTGTTTGGTGCCGTCTTTTTGAATGGACATCAAGTCGATTGGAAGCCGGATGGCTCACGCCAGCACGTGCTCATCGGCGATTACGAAGTCACAGTCCGCAGTTTTGGTTTTGTGATGGCGGAACCTTCCAAAAAAGTCAGCGTGCGCGGTGGTGAATACCAGCCCATTGTCATTCAAATGAAGAGAGAGTAACGCTGCCGCTCCCGCCTGTTCACTTCCCCGCCCGCCTTCTTGGCCCCCGCCGCACTTACGCAATCGCATCACGCCGCAAGTACAATCGCAGATATACAAGCAACTTTGCGAGAAGAATCATGCTGCCTTGATGTCAATTTGGATTGCCAACCTCCAGCTGCCGTAATGATCACCTCCTGATCAGGAGCGCCATGTCGAAAGCATGGCCGGTCGATGATATCCACCTGCCAAAGCCACGGCTCGAATCCCCTGTTGGGGAGGGCATGATCAATTCTATCAACAACCGTGTGGACCTCGCCTCGAGCCTCGATCCGTTCAGCTCAATGGAATGGTTTTGCTTCGACACCGGCAATCGGTCGCCATTCCGGATTTGGACTTTCGGTCATGTGATGCTGCCGGTTTGCCGGGGGGTGCTGATTGTCCGGCTGTG is a window from the candidate division KSB1 bacterium genome containing:
- a CDS encoding protein kinase — translated: MASLVGRILGSGRYEILELYGKGAFAEVYRGRQINLNRDVAVKVLNETSSRDESLVKRFHQEAAAVARFDHPNIIKIFDHGQEGLVHYYVMNFLPRTLRSLLHPNRPLPVDIIFQIANQLAAALAYAQTVVNNFVHRDLKPENVMLDQSHNAVLSDFGLVRGDELARLTVGDNVIGTPTYMSPEQIRGKPLDPRSDLYALGVLLFECATGSPPFKGDLMSVCHQHVNVAPVSPRTLNPDLPPGLETLILKLLEKSPAHRYQTASEVLLALAEFPRQPSQPGLIYSQPTLPVSPRPATTPVSVPMEPPAAAAPAPARPASSSRRLWPTLSFVGIAAATLVIALLTFLRVPQPESRPPQPASEPTRPQAAVSRPAGLTARAGRLEVKSTPEGAMIEIDGISQKRRTPARFDSLPPGRYHVTLHLPGFQVWREVVTIEKGGTAILSAALTPAAERPVVTTVALRITSRPPSEIFLDGTSIGKPASGVITVPVAPGPHELQFRLAPHPAISRHLVVKAEKSQEFDIDLLGEISVQAFDEAGDPVFGAVFLNGHQVDWKPDGSRQHVLIGDYEVTVRSFGFVMAEPSKKVSVRGGEYQPIVIQMKRE